The following nucleotide sequence is from Endozoicomonas sp. GU-1.
TGATTGCCGGTGTGGGTGTGGATCGTGTGCTGACGGTTGACCTGCATGCGGACCAGATTCAGGGCTTCTTCGATATCCCTGTGGATAACGTCTACGGTTCACCCATTCTTCTGGACGATATTGAGCGTCGTAATTACAGTGATGTGATGGTGGTTTCACCAGACCATGGGGGTGTCGTTCGTGCCCGTGCCGTGGCCAAGCGATTGAACTCTGACCTGGCTATTATCGATAAGCGCCGCCCAGAGGCCAACAAGAGTGAAGTCATGAATATCATCGGTGATGTGTCCGGGCGCACCTGTATTCTTGTTGACGATATGGTGGATACTGCCGGTACCCTGTGTCAGGCCGCTGCGGCCCTGAAAGAGAAGGGAGCAAAAGCCGTTTATGCTTACTGTACTCACCCGATCCTCTCTGGCCGTGCCCTGGAAAATGTTGCCAACTCCCAGCTGGATGAGCTGGTGGTGACCAACACCATTCCTCTGAGTCCGGCGGCCCAGGCGCTGGATAAGATCCGTCAGCTGGATATGTCGACTCTGCTGGCTGAGTCTGTTCGTCGTATCAGTAATGCTGAATCGATCAGTGCAATGTTTCAGTGATACTCGTTGGGATGGCAAATGGTGGTTGGAAATTGTATTTCCAACCACTGAACCTCAGTGTATCACCTGAAATTTCTGGAGGTATTGTTGGTAGGCAGGGTTGGATGTTATGTTACTGAGTTGAGCATACCCAGCTGGCATCATCTTGTAAGGATGCTTTTTTTTGACTCAGAAAAATTCCAGCCTGCTCCATTGTCTCATGTACCTTGTCAGCATGATGCGGATCTAACTCTTCTTTATTGAAATTGCTTATATTGAAGAGCGTGTGATAGAAAGTTTTATTATCTTGAAATTTAATTGATTCACAGGTACGTTGAAGAATCGAAATGCTCCTCAGTAGTGATTTTGGTGATTCATCTTGCTTTGCCTTATGTCTGTTTTTTTTGATTTTTTCGATGTTTTCCGAAACGAGAGTCTTGAATCTCTCAAATTCGTTGGGTCCTTTAAAGTGAGAAACCAGGTGTGAACCAAAGGAAATTAATGAAAATGTTTCATCCTGGCCTGTTTCTGACATATATGTGGTATTAAAATTCGGACTGATTCCGCAAGGGCAAGTACTGATACTGTAGGGCATGGCTTTTTTGCTCCTTTTTAATTAACTTAATTATCAGATGGACTTTTGGATATTGATGACAGTCATGGGCAGAATTCTTTGGGGCTCTTCTGAAATTTTGGATAACTGGGTTACCAATTTTCATTTGGAGAGAGTGTGGGGCTGTTAAGTTCCATAAACTCTTTAAAAAAACAGCTTTTTGATCTGAATAGTCCCTGCCCACAGCTGTCTGATTGCGCTGCAGTGCATCATGTTTTTCAGTAAATACCCAGTCCGGTGCGGGAAACATATTTTGCTTTTTTACGCCATGCCGGTATGATATCGCACCTTTGAATCCCTTTGGGGGGTTCTGTTTGAACAGCCTGACGCTGCCTGGTCGCAAGGTGGCGGCAGGTCTATTGGAGATTATCATGTCTGAAGCAATCGTTTTAAACGCAACAGCGCGTAAGGATATCGGGAAAGGTGCGAGCCGCCGCCTCCGTCGTGCTGACCTGGTGCCTGGTATCATCTACGGTGGCGAAGCTGAGCCGGTACAGATCACTCTGGAAGGTAAGGCCATCCGTAAGGTTCTGGAAGTTGAAGCTTTCTACTCTCAGGTTCTGACCCTGACAGTCGATGGCACCAAGCAGCAGGCTATCCTGAAGGACCTGCAGCGTCATCCGGCTAAAGAGTTCGCCATGCACATGGACTTCCTGCGTGTTGATGCGGACCATGAGATCACTACCAACGTTCCTCTGCACTTCATCAATGAAGAAGAGTGTGTTGGTGTGAAGGCGGGTGGTGCGATCGTACACAACCGTGTGGATCTGGAAATCAAGTGTCTGCCAGGTGATCTGCCAGAGTTCATCGAAGTTGACATGGCCAAGGTTGAAGTGGGCGGCCACGTTCACCTGAGCGACCTGACCATTCCTGCGGGCGTTGAAGTTATTGCTCACGGTCAGGATCTGGATATTGCCA
It contains:
- a CDS encoding ribose-phosphate pyrophosphokinase, whose protein sequence is MSKMMVFAGSSNPDLVHKVVNHLHIPLGKAYVGRFSDGECAVEIQENVRGRDVFIIQSTCAPTNDNLMELLVMADAMRRSSAVRVTAVLPYFGYARQDRRPRSSRVPISAKVVADMIAGVGVDRVLTVDLHADQIQGFFDIPVDNVYGSPILLDDIERRNYSDVMVVSPDHGGVVRARAVAKRLNSDLAIIDKRRPEANKSEVMNIIGDVSGRTCILVDDMVDTAGTLCQAAAALKEKGAKAVYAYCTHPILSGRALENVANSQLDELVVTNTIPLSPAAQALDKIRQLDMSTLLAESVRRISNAESISAMFQ
- a CDS encoding 50S ribosomal protein L25/general stress protein Ctc is translated as MSEAIVLNATARKDIGKGASRRLRRADLVPGIIYGGEAEPVQITLEGKAIRKVLEVEAFYSQVLTLTVDGTKQQAILKDLQRHPAKEFAMHMDFLRVDADHEITTNVPLHFINEEECVGVKAGGAIVHNRVDLEIKCLPGDLPEFIEVDMAKVEVGGHVHLSDLTIPAGVEVIAHGQDLDIASVQATRGGSDEEASAEEAGEE